A stretch of DNA from Acidovorax carolinensis:
ACGTGGACTTTCGCATCCGACGCGGCGAGATTTTCGGTTTTCTCGGCTCGAACGGCTGCGGCAAATCCACCACCATGAAGATGCTGACCGGGCTCTTGCCAGCCAGCGAGGGCGAGGCCTGGCTGTTTGGCCAGAAGGTGGACCCCAAAGATATCGAAACCCGCCGCCGCGTGGGCTACATGTCGCAGGCGTTCTCGCTGTATGGCGAGCAGACCGTGCGGCAGAACCTGGTGCTGCACGCGCGCCTGTTCCATGTGCCCGAGGCCCAGGTGCAGGGGCGCGTGCAGGCCATGGTCGAGCGCTTTGGCCTGCAGGACGAAATTGACAGCCTGCCCGACGCCCTGCCTCTGGGGCTGCGCCAGCGCCTGTCTCTGGCGGTGGCCATGGTGCACCAGCCCGAACTGCTGATCCTGGACGAACCCACCTCGGGCGTGGACCCGGTGGCGCGCGACAATTTCTGGCGCCTGCTGATCGAGCTGTCGCGGCGCGACCAGGTGACCATCTTCATCTCCACCCATTTCATGAACGAGGCCGAGCGTTGCGACCGCATCTCGCTGATGCACGCCGGCAAGGTGCTGGTCAGTGCCAGGCCGACAGACATCGCCACCCAGCGCGGCGCCGGCTCGCTGGAGCAGGCCTTCATTGCCTACCTCGAGGACGCCTCGGGCACCCGGCGTGCCGTGCCCGCCGAAGGCACGCCAGTGCCTGCAGCGCCTGCGCCCACACCGCACAGCGAGCCCGCCTCCGCGCCAGCAGGTCGCCACCGAGGTTTCTTCAGCCTGGGCCGCGCCCTGAGCTACATGTGGCGTGAAACGCTGGAGCTACGGCGCGACCCGGTGCGCGCCACGCTGGCGCTGCTGGGCACCGCCCTGCTGATGTTCATCATTGGCTACGGCATCAGCATGGACGTCGAAGACCTCAGCTATGCCGTGCTGGACCAGGACCAGACCACGCTGAGCCAAAACTACACGCTCAACCTCGCAGGCTCGCGCTACTTCATCGAAAAGCCGCCCCTTCGCAGCCACGCAGAGCTGGACCAGCGCATGCGCAGTGGCGAGCTGGCCCTGGCCATCGAGATTCCGCCCGGCTTTGCGCGCGACCTGCAGCATGGCCGATCGGTGCAGGTGGCCGCCTGGGTCGATGGCGCCATGCCCATGCGCGCGGAAACCGTGCGCGGCTACGTCGGCGCCATGCACCAGATGTGGCTGGCCGACCAGGCCAAACACCGGCTGGGCGTGCGGCTGGCGGCGGCCAGCTCGGTTGAGACCCGCTTTCGCTACAACCCCGATGTGAAAAGCCTTCCCGCCATGGTGCCGGCCGTGATTCCGCTGCTGCTGATGCTGATACCCGCCATGCTCACGGCGCTGTCGGTGGTGCGCGAAAAGGAGCTGGGCTCGATCATCAACCTCTATGTCACGCCCGTCACGCGGGCCGAGTTCCTGCTGGGCAAGCAGTTGCCCTACATCGTGCTGGCCATGTTCAACTTCCTGCTCATGACTGCGATGGCCGTCATGGTGTTCGACGTGCCGCTCAAGGGCAGCTTTGCCACCCTGGCGCTGGCGGCGCTGGTGTTCGTGGTGTCGTCCACGGGCATTGGCCTGCTGGCCTCTACCTTTACGCGCAGCCAGATTTCGGCGATGTTTGTCACCATGATCGGCACCCTGATCCCGTCCATCCAGTATGCGGGGCTGATCAACCCGGTGTCCTCACTCGAAGGCGTGGGCGCCTTGGTTGGCCGCATTTTTCCGGCCACGCATTTCCTGACCATCAGCCGGGGCGTTTTCAGCAAGGCGCTGGACCTGGGAAGCCTGCTGCCTTCGTTCTGGCCCTTGCTGATCGCAGCGCCGGTGATCGTCGGCACAGCAATCGTGCTGCTGCGAAAGCAGGAGTCCTGAGCATGCGCGCCGCTTCCCTTGCCAACGTCTGGCGACTGGGCATCAAGGAACTGTGGAGCCTGGTGCGCGACCCCATGATGCTGGTGCTGATCGTCTACACCTTCACCGTGTCGATCTACGTGGCCGCCACGGCCATGCCCGAGAGCCTGCACAAGGCCGCCATCGCCATCGTGGACGAGGACGACTCGCCCCTTTCGGCGCGCATCGTGGGCAGCTTCTATCCGCCGCAATTCATCACCCCGCGCCTGATCACGCTGGCCGAGATGGATGCCGGCATGGACAACGGCGCCTACACCTTTGTGCTCGACATCCCGCCCAACTTCCAGCGCGAGGTGCTGGCCGGGCTGGCCCCCGCAGTGCAGCTCAACGTGGACGCCACGCGCATGAGCCAGGCGTTCACCGGCAGCGGCTTTATCCAGCAGATCGTGGCGGGCGAGGTCAACGAGTTCGTGCAACGCCATCGCGGCGAAGCGCGGCTGCCGGCCGATCTGAACGTGCGCATGCGCTTCAACCCGAACCTGGAGCAAGCCTGGTTCGGCTCGCTGATGGAGATCATCAACAACGTCACCATGCTGTCCATCATCCTGACGGGCGCGGCGCTGATACGCGAGCGCGAACACGGCACCATCGAGCATTTGCTGGTCATGCCCGTGACGCCCGGCGAGATCATGCTGGCCAAGGTGTGGTCCATGGGGCTGGTGGTGCTGATCGCAGCGCTGGTGGCGCTGGTGTTCGTGGTGCAGGGCGTCCTCAGGGTGCCGGTGCAGGGCTCGGTGCTGCTGTTCATGGTGCTGTCGGCGCTGCACCTGTTTGCCACCACCTCCATGGGCATCTTCCTGGCCACCGTGGCCCGCAGCATGCCGCAGTTCGGCATGCTGCTGGTGCTGACCCTGTTGCCGCTGCAAATGCTGTCGGGCGGCGTCACGCCGCGCGAGAGCATGCCTGAATTCGTGCAACAGGTGATGCTGGCCGCGCCCACCACGCACTTTGTGGCGGGCGCGCAGGCCATCCTGTACCGCGGTGCCGGCCTCGACATGGTCTGGCCACAAATGCTGGCCATACTGGCCATTGGCGGTGTGCTCTTCACCGTCTCGCTGGGCCGTTTTCGCAAAACCATCAGCCAGATGGCCTGACCATTGACAAGATCTTCCGGAGTCCCATGCCAGAAACCCTGCCCGCTCCCCTCCCAGCGCACAGTACCGGCGACGACCTGGGCACAGTACGCAACCGCACGTTCGACGAGATCGCGGTAGGCGACACCGCCTCGTTCGAGCGCACGCTCAGCACCGAAGACATCCAGCTGTTTGCCGTGCTCTCGGGCGACGTGAACCCGCAGCACCTGGATGCGGAATACGCCGCCTCCACGCGCTTTCAGGGCGTCATTGCCCACGGCATGCTCGGCGGCGCGCTGATCTCGGCGGTGCTGGGCACGCGCCTGCCCGGCCCCGGCACCATTTATCTGGGGCAGACGCTCAAGTTCCTCGCACCCGTGCGCGTGGGGGATACCCTGCGCGTGAGCGTGACCGTGACCGTACGCGACGAGGCCAAAAAACGCCTCAAGCTCGCCTGCAGCTGCACCAACCAGGACGGCGTGGCCGTGATCAGCGGCGAAGCCGATGTGATTGCCCCCACCGAGCGCATCGAGCGCGCCCGCACCACGCTGCCCGAGGTGCGCCTGACCGTCAACGGCGACGGCCTGCACCGCCTGCTGGACCATGTGCGCCCGATGGGCGCAACCCCCATGGGGTGGTGCACCCCTGCGATGCACTGAGCCTTTCGGGTGCACTGGATGCGCGCGCGGCCGGGCTCATCACCCCGGTGCTGATTGCCCCGCGCGCGCGGATTCTGGCGGTCGCGCAAGAGAACGGCCTCGACATCTCGGGCATCGACATCGAAGACGTGCCCCACAGCCATGCCGCCGCCGCGCGCGCGGTGGAGCTGGTGGCCCAGGGGCGTGTGGAGGCCCTCATGAAAGGCAGCCTGCACACCGACGAACTCATGGCCGCCGTGGTGGCCAGCGGCACCGGCCTGCGCACCAAGCGGCGCATCAGCCACTGCTACCTGATGCAGACCCCGGCCTACCCGCGCCCCTTCATCATCACCGACGCCGCCATCAACATCGCGCCCACGCTGGACGACAAGGCCGACATCGTGCGCAACGCCATCGACCTGGCCCATGCCATCGGCGTGGCCGAGCCGCGCGTGGCCATCCTGGCGGCGGTGGAAACCATCAACCCGCACATGCCGGCCACGCTGGACGCAGCCGCGCTGTGCAAGATGGCCGACCGCGGCCAGATCACCGGCGCCCTGCTCGACGGGCCGCTGGCCTTCGACAACGCTGTGTCGATGGCAGCCGCACACACCAAGGGCATCGTCTCCGAGGTCGCGGGCCGGGCCGACATTCTGGTGGTGCCCGACCTGGAGAGCGGCAACATGCTGGCCAAGCAGCTCGAATTCATGGGCAGCGCGGCCAGCGCCGGCATTGTGCTGGGCGCGCGCGTGCCCATCGTGCTCACCAGCCGTGCCGATTCGCGCGAGACCCGCATCGCCTCGTGCGCCGTGGCCGTGCTGCTGGCGCACCGCTACAAGGTGTTGCCGCCATGAGCGACCTGGTCCTGGTGCTCAACTGCGGCTCGTCGAGCATCAAGTTCGCGCTGTTTGACGCCAGCGTGCAGCCGCTGCCGCGCCAGCCCCTGTGGAACGGCAAGGTCGAGGGCATCACCGGCCCCGCCCCCACCTTTGGCGAAACCGGCACCGTGCCCGGCCCGGTGGCGCTGGACAGTGCCCAGCCCTACCATGCCGCTCTGGAGCACATCCGTGCGCGTGTGCTGGCCCGCCTGGGCAGCCACCGCATCGCCGCCGTGGCGCACCGCGTGGTGCACGGCGGCGCCAAATACTTCGACCCGGTGCGCGTGGACGCTGCCGTGCTG
This window harbors:
- a CDS encoding ABC transporter permease, with the protein product MRAASLANVWRLGIKELWSLVRDPMMLVLIVYTFTVSIYVAATAMPESLHKAAIAIVDEDDSPLSARIVGSFYPPQFITPRLITLAEMDAGMDNGAYTFVLDIPPNFQREVLAGLAPAVQLNVDATRMSQAFTGSGFIQQIVAGEVNEFVQRHRGEARLPADLNVRMRFNPNLEQAWFGSLMEIINNVTMLSIILTGAALIREREHGTIEHLLVMPVTPGEIMLAKVWSMGLVVLIAALVALVFVVQGVLRVPVQGSVLLFMVLSALHLFATTSMGIFLATVARSMPQFGMLLVLTLLPLQMLSGGVTPRESMPEFVQQVMLAAPTTHFVAGAQAILYRGAGLDMVWPQMLAILAIGGVLFTVSLGRFRKTISQMA
- the rbbA gene encoding ribosome-associated ATPase/putative transporter RbbA, with the translated sequence MAAASPCVAQLADVGLRYGKTVALAGIHLDLPAQRMVGLIGPDGVGKSSLLALLAGSRALQQGSLQVLGGDMRSKQHRNAVCPRIAYMPQGLGKNLYPTLSVEENLQFFARLFGHNAAERRRRIDHLTHSTGLQPFLARPAGKLSGGMKQKLGLCCALIHDPDLLILDEPTTGVDPLARAQFWDLIASIRLERPQMSVVVATAYMDEAQRFDWLVAMDDGQVLATGTPHELLERTGTRNLEAAFIGLLPEAKKRGHQPVEITPLALGDDAQVAIEARGLTMRFGDFVAVDHVDFRIRRGEIFGFLGSNGCGKSTTMKMLTGLLPASEGEAWLFGQKVDPKDIETRRRVGYMSQAFSLYGEQTVRQNLVLHARLFHVPEAQVQGRVQAMVERFGLQDEIDSLPDALPLGLRQRLSLAVAMVHQPELLILDEPTSGVDPVARDNFWRLLIELSRRDQVTIFISTHFMNEAERCDRISLMHAGKVLVSARPTDIATQRGAGSLEQAFIAYLEDASGTRRAVPAEGTPVPAAPAPTPHSEPASAPAGRHRGFFSLGRALSYMWRETLELRRDPVRATLALLGTALLMFIIGYGISMDVEDLSYAVLDQDQTTLSQNYTLNLAGSRYFIEKPPLRSHAELDQRMRSGELALAIEIPPGFARDLQHGRSVQVAAWVDGAMPMRAETVRGYVGAMHQMWLADQAKHRLGVRLAAASSVETRFRYNPDVKSLPAMVPAVIPLLLMLIPAMLTALSVVREKELGSIINLYVTPVTRAEFLLGKQLPYIVLAMFNFLLMTAMAVMVFDVPLKGSFATLALAALVFVVSSTGIGLLASTFTRSQISAMFVTMIGTLIPSIQYAGLINPVSSLEGVGALVGRIFPATHFLTISRGVFSKALDLGSLLPSFWPLLIAAPVIVGTAIVLLRKQES